In Candidatus Zixiibacteriota bacterium, the DNA window ATCGATGAGCTGACCGAGGGCGGAATTGAATTCGAAAAAACGCCTACATTCCTTCTGACCGATACCAGTTCCATATCGCGGTTGACTGGTCTGCTGGAACGAGGGGTCGAGGATATCATCGCCCGGGATAACAATCTCGATATGCTGGTCACCAAAATCAGTAAATTCCAGGCTCGCAGTAAAACGCGGGTCAATAAGAGCGATGAAGTGGCTGGAGGAACCTCGGGCGCCCGCGGACGGCTGGCGGATATGAATCTGATAGATTTACTTCAGGCGCTCGGTCCCAGTCTGAAAACTGTCAAAATATCTGTCATAAACAGTGCCGCCGAAGGTGACCGCCTGACTATTTATCTCGATCGGGGTTCTTTGAGTTTTGCGCAACTGCGGGATCTGGTCGGGGCCGAGGCGGTTTACGAAGGGCTGACCTGGGGGGACGGAATCTGGACGGTGGAGCCAATTGGCCCGGAAAGTCTTCCTGCGCCCAACAATGATCTCTCCAACGAATCGATCCTGATGGAAGGATGCCGCTTGATGGATGAGAAACTTAAATCCGGCCAGTTGCTTTAAACCCTTATTCGGCCGATTTCTTGGCCGATTTTTCCCATAATTAATGGCCTCCATCATTCCGGGAAGGTCAGAAGGTCCACTGGGGGGCATGGAAATTGATGGAGGTCGTATGGTAGACTAAAATTAACTTACAAGAGTAATGACGAAGCCTTACAATTTTCGTGTAAATGGATGTTTTTTATTTGACAAAATAACCCGGTATCCGGGCTATAAGCCCCCAATGGTGTCCCCTCGCCAAAGGTCTTGTCTCAGAAATAATTATGATGTATATTTTAAAACCGAATTTACGTAAATTTAACCGGTGAGAGTGCAAGGCGAAATGGCGAAAAAAACGTTAATCATTATACTTCTGATAAGCGGCGTTATCATGCAGTCGGTTGCCTCTGAAGAAACCGCAGAAAGAAATAACTTCAGGCATTTAAAAATATCGTTTTCGGAACGCCTGCGATTGGTGACCTGGGACAATACCATAACCCTGGCCGATTCAGCCGCCCAAACCACCACTTTTACCCGTCACCGGACCAGCCTGATGGGGCAGTATTATCCTGATCCGAAAATGGAACTGGCCCTGAAACTGACCAACGAATTCCGCTATTATTTTATACCGGCCGACCGCGAATTCGAGATCGATGAGATTTTTGTCGATCAGCTTTATTTGAAATGGAATCTGAAAAAGCCGCTGGATGGGATTCTGACTCTTGGAAGACAGAATATTATGCTGGGTGAGGGGTTTATCGTAATGGACGGACATCCTCTGGACGGTTCCCGCTCGATTTATTTCAATGCCGCGCGGTTCGACTGGCGGATAACTCCCGGGCATGAACTAACCGTTTTTTACAGCTATCAGGAAGAAATCGATGAATGGCTTCCGGTGATAAACGAAGTTGACCAGGTTTTGGTCGAGCAACCCGAGGAAGGGATCGGTTTGTATTATTCCGGCAGGATAAACCGCTATGATATCCAGGGGTATTATGTTCGGAAAAATGTCGATGCCAACAATATCGATACGCTAGCATCGGAAATCAACACGATCGGGGGTCGGATTGTATCTCCATTGATTGAGAGTCTGTCGGTAACCGGCGAGGGAGCATTCCAGTTCGGCCAAGCGGGACAATATGATCGGGCCGCATTCGGGGGGTATTTTCATCTTGATTATAAAACGGTCTGGCCTTCGTATCTGCCGAAAATGATTCAGCTGGGAGTTATCTGCCTGAGCGGGGATAATCGGGCTACCGAGAAAGATGAAGGGTGGAATCCAATATTTGCCCGCTGGCCCAAGTGGAGCGAATCGTATATTTATACCCAGATCAAAGAGGACCGGGTGGCCTGGTGGACCAATCTGGCCTCGCTTTATGGCCGGTGCGATTTCGATTTCACTCCGAAGATTAACCTCAGTTTGCAATATCACCATTTGATGGCTCCGCGGGTGGCGGACCCGGAATCGGCTTTTCCCGGCGGAGATGGACATAACCGCGGTAACCTTTTCATCGGCCTGTTGAAATTCGTCATCGATAAGAACTTGACTGGTCATTTTCTGTGGGAAGGTTTTCTGCCCGGCAATTATTATTTTCATGGAGCCGACGGATACAGCTGGGTTCGGGCCGAACTCCTTTTCAAGGTCGGATAGACTTCAACTCCGTAATCAAACTATCGAGATCGTTTATCGGTATGGCTCCAATTTCAGCGAGAATCCCACGGTAGTTTTCAATTCCACGCCCGCCGGCAAGAATCGAAATATCGCCATTGAGTAGTTTTTTCAACCGACGCAGTTCCCGTACCAGAAGAGGATCATTTAAAGGATAAACAATACTCAGAATGACTACTGGTGCTTCCCTTGTATTGGCGGCATGGGCAATATCATCGGCAGGCATATCCGGCCCGAGATAAATCGGCCGCCAGCCCTCGAATGAGGACAGAATTGCCGCAATCATTGCCCCGAATTCATGGGTCTGACCGCGAGGCGTGGTGGCTATTAGAACAGGGGCAGAATGGGATAATCTGAGAGAAGACATCATCTCGCCCAGAAAAGTCCGAATAACCGCCGAAGCGAGATGCTCGTGAACAATTTTAAGACTGCCCCTGGCCCAGAGATTGCCAATTTCATACATCAGGGGCTGAATAACCTTTGTAATCAATACCCGCTGACTCAAATCAACCGAGGCGCGCAACAAAACCGCCTCCAGTTTGACGGAATCAAGTTCATGGATAGCCATAATGCAATTTTCGATGATTTCGCGTAACGGTTGCCCCGCTCCCGGGCCATTCAACTTTGAATCCTGATAAGGTATGGATGGTGATTTGGAATTTTCACCCAGCATATTCCGGAGTTCTCCAGTCGATAAACCGGCAATCTGACTGATACTTTCGCCGGATTCAGTGGCCTGATGCAGCAGTTTCAGTTTTTCAATATCCTCATCGGAATACAGCCTTTGGTTAGTACTCGATCGCTCCGGAAGGATAGCCCTGTAACGTCTCTCCCAAATCCTGATCAGATGGGGGGAGAGGCCGGTTTTTTTGGAGACGACTCTTATGGGGTGTTTTGCAATCATAATGTACCATACATATATTATTGTCAAAGTTTTGTCAAGGTATATAATGTAAACTTGCTTTAAATTGTTCCTTGTTACAATAGTATAACAATATAATTATGCCAATAGAAATTATAAACCATTGTAATATAATAAGATATTAAATATTCAAGATTCTTATACAATATGGGAACAATAATTAGACATTTTCTGTTATGATAGTCATGGAAGACAGAAAACACTAATGAAGGAGGATTTAAGATGAAATCGTTTAACATTATCGTGGCGGCGCTTCTGGTGATTGGCGGTCTGAATTGGGGGCTGGTTGGGCTTTTCAATTTTGATCTGGTCGAAAGCATTTTTGGCGACATGACTGCACTCAGTCGCATTGTTTATGGCCTGGTCGGTCTCAGTGCCCTGTATCAGATAATCCAATTCAAGTCAATTCAGCAGCGCACAAACGTTGTTTCAGAAAGTAATTAATCCGTAGGGCTGTGGTAATCAAAAGGGGCGGGCAATCAGCCCGCCCCGAAAAGAGGAAAATCAATTTATTATTAAGAGGTATGGAAAGATGTTAAGCAAAAGAATTATTGCAGGATTTACAGCCATCGTTTTAGGTTTGATCTTTGTCGCCGGATGCAGTGATGATGACAATAATCCCATGAAATCTGTTTCTAAGATGACTTCATCCATTCGTGTAATTCATGCCAGCTATGATGCGCCCGAGGTTGATATTCGGGTTGACGGAACCGTGGCCATCGGAGGACTTGGTTACGGGCAATCATCAGGATATGCCGAAATTTCTGATGGTGTGCGCAATATTTCGGTGACTCCGGCTGGTGCCAACTCACCGGTTGTGATTGAAGCCGATCTGGATCTTGAGGTAAACACCTCATACACTGTCTTCGCAGTTAACAATCTCGGTTCGATTGAGCCGGTGGTGGCGGTTGATGATCGGTCGCAAGTGCAGAGCAAGGCCAAGGTTCGTTTTCTTCATGCTTCGCCTGATGCCCCGGCGGTGGATATTAAATTGAACAGCGGCGACGGTCCGACCGTGTTTGTCAATAAGGCCTTCAAGGATATTACCGAGTATGCCGAGGTAGATCCCGGTTCTTATACTTTTGTGGTAACCCCGTCCGGAGACAATTCCGAAGTTCTTATTTTTGAACCAATTAATGTCACTGCCGGTGTGATCTACACTGCGGTGGCTCATGGGACACTGGACAATACCGACCTTTATGATTTGGCAGTCCGCATTTTCGTGGACAACAACGATGGCGACCTGTTTGTGGATTTGAAGCCGGCTGTCACCAAAGTCCTGGTGGCCCATGCTTCCCCTGATGCACCGGGGGTGGATTTATTGATTGACGACCTAGTGATAAACAATACCTCTCTGACCTTTCCCAACAATACCGGCTATCTCGATGTAAATGCCGGTGATCGGGGAGTTAAAGTTAATGTCAGCGGAAGCATGACAACGGTTATTAATGCCGGACTTAATCTTGATGCCGGTATGGCCTACTCCATTTTTGCAGTGAACAGCGTATCCAATATTGAGCCGCTGGTTCTGGTTGATGATCTGACGACTCCGGCGGCCGGCATGGCTCATATTCGCTTCCTGCATCTTTCTCCCGATGCTCCGGCGGTAGATATTACCCTGACTGACGATACGGTGGTTTTTGGAAACAAGGCTTTCAGAGATTATACTTCTTTTACACCGCTTAATGCCGGCTTGTATGATTTACAGGTAAGAGCCGCCGGGACTTCAATGGTCATCCTGAATCTGCCCGGAATCAATCTTGAGGATGGCAAGATTTATACTGTTTTTGCCAAAGGATTTCTGGCTGGCAGTGGTGACACAGCCATCGGGGCGGCGATCATTGTCAATAACTGATATTTTATCTTCAATTTTTAGTGTAGATGGCAAATGGCCGATCTGATTTCGGATCGGTCGTTTGCTTTGATGGTAATCGACACCACGAAGTCGAATCCCCGGGGCAATTGTCTATATTGGACCATCTCCGTATTTCGGCGAGTTTTGTGATTGTGGGTTATTACGATCAAAATTATCGTGTAATGTGAAAAGATTCACTTGCGCCGGCCGATTAAATTTTTTATTATTTAGAGCGAATTTGTCGATGTTTGCCAACATGAAAAACTTGCTTTGGGGTTAATAAAGGTCATGGGAGTCATAAAATTATATTCAGCAATTTCTGTTTTATTGATTTTTTTAGTATTTGTGTCAGGTCCGGCGATGGCCGTGGAAAGCGCCGATTGTCTTGAATGTCATGAAAAGACCACCGGTGAGAAAGAGAGCGGTTACGACCGCGCCATGGCCATGTCGATCCATGACGGCCTGGAGTGCATCGATTGCCATACCGGGATCAGCGATCTGCCGCATGATGAAGACCTGCCGAAAGTTGATTGCGGTACCTGTCATGATGAGGCCGCCAGGATTTACACCCAGCACGGGCGGATGAGCCTGAAGGACGGCTACGATATTCCCGAATGTATTGATTGCCACGGCAAACATGATATCCTTCCAGCGGCCGATAAAAACTCGAGAGTGAATCCAATCAACCTTCCCGAAACCTGCGGCCGCTGTCATGATGATATCGATCTGACCAAACGTCATGATATTCTGTACGGCAAAGCGGTGGAGCTTTATAAAAGCAGTGTTCATGGTCAGGCCGCGCTGGGCGGGGTGTATGTGGCGGCCACCTGCAACGACTGTCATTCCACCGGGGGCACGGCCCACCGGATTCTCGGCCCCGGTAACCCGGAATCGTCGATCAATCATTTTAATATTCCGAAAACCTGCGGCAAGTGCCACCAGAATGTGGAAAACGACTATTGGGAAGGTATCCACGGCAAGCTGGTCAAGCGGGGGGAAACGGATTCCCCGGTCTGTACCGATTGCCACGGCGAGCACGGTATCATTTCACCGAGCAACCCGGAATCCCGGGTGAGTCCCTCACGGGTGGCCGAGGCAACCTGTTCTCCGTGCCATGAGTCGGCCCGTCTCAACGAAAAATACGGTATTCCATCGGGACGGTTGCAAACCTATGTGGACAGCTACCATGGCTTGAAAAGCAAGGCGGGCGACCTGACCGTGGCCAACTGCGCCTCCTGTCACGGGGCCCATCGCATTCTGCCGCACACCGATCCGACGTCCTCGATTTACCCGGCCAATCTCCAGGAAACTTGCGGCCACTGCCATCCCGGAATTACGGCGGAAATGGCCAAAACACCCATTCATAGTACCCCCGGAATATCCCAGACGCCGGTGGCCGGTATTGTCAAGAGTATTTATATCGTGGTAATTACTCTGATAATCGGTCTGATGGTGGTTCACTGGCTACTTGATTTGCGCAAGAAGCTCAAACAGGTCAGCGAAGGCGATCAGGTCAGGCGGATGACGATCGGCGAGGTCTGGCAGCATACGTTCCTGATGGTTTCCTTTATTGTTCTGGTCATTTCCGGATTCGCTCTCCGGTTTTATAATTCCTGGTGGGTCAATACCCTGTTCGGCTGGGAGGGCGGATTTCCTTTGCGGGGAATCATACATCGGGTCGCGGCCGTGGTTTTTGTCTTAACCGCTATCTGGCATGTGGTATATTTATTCTCACCGCGGGGCAAGCAATTCCTGAAGGATATGATGCCGGGTTTGAGAGATTTTCACGGCTTTGTGAAAACTATTCTGTACAATATCGGTATCGGCAAAATTAAGCCGGGATTCGGGCGTTTCAGCTATGTCGAGAAAGCGGAATACTGGGCCCTGGTCTGGGGGACAGTGATTATGATCATCAGCGGCTTTTTCCTCTGGTTCGACAATTTCGCGGTGGAATGGTTCCCCAAGGGATTTCTGGATGTGGTCCTGGTGATTCATTATTATGAAGCCTGGCTCGCTTTCCTGGCCATTCTCATCTGGCATATGTATTCGACCATCTTCAATCCCGATGTATACCCCATGAATCCTTCCTGGTACACCGGCAAGATGCCCAGGAGAATGTACGAACATGAACATGCCGAAGATTTGAAACTGACGGGAACACCGACAATTACCCCGGATGAAAATAAAAGCGGGGATATGCCCGATCATAAAGGCTGATCGTAATAGATATGGGCGGGAATAACAGGCGGCAGTTGATTCCGGCCGGGATAATGGCGGCGGCTCTGCTTGTTGGCTGGATATGGCTCCCGGTTTTGCCGGCCGCGGGGCAATTGATCAATGATTGTCTGACCTGTCATGAAGACCCCAACCTCACCGGCGAGCGGGATGGCCGGCAGATTTCCGTTTATCTCGATATCGGAAAATACCGGAAGTCGATGCATGGTGAAATGGAATGTATCGACTGCCACAGCGACCTTGACGGGGTAGAGGATTTTTCCCATACCGAACGACTGGAACCGGTCGATTGCGGTCTTTGTCATGTTGAAATCGCGGAAATATACAACGGCAGTCTCCACGGCCGGGCGGTGAAAGAGGGGGGCAGGCTGGCCCCGAGATGCGCCGATTGTCACGGCGCCCATGATATTCTGGCCGTTTCTTCACCCGATTCCCGGGTGACCAAATTCAATATACCTTTTGTCTGCAGTCGCTGTCACAAGGAAGGAACGGCCGTTTCGGAAACGTATGATATCCCGCAGGACAGTATCCTCATCCATTATTCGGAGTTGATTCATGGGGTGGGGCTGTTTAAGCAGGGTTTGACGGTAACGGCAGTATGTTTAGTTTCTGTATATGAAAGAAAAATACTATGAAAAAATTGAAATTCCCGCGACTGGCCTATAACTGGTTGAGCGGAATAGGGATTGTCGGCGCCGTCATAACCATTCTCCTGATGACTTTTCTTTATGTGATCGGGATATTTACCCGGGTTACCAATCCTTATCTGGGGATATTTCTTTACATGGTTCTGCCTCCGATCCTGGTGGTCTCGCTGTTGCTTATTCCTCTGGGGATGTTTCGAACCTGGCGACGGGTCCGGAAAACCGGGGAGGTCAGCTATCCCAGCTGGCCCTATGTGGACCTGAATCAGAAAAGCCACCGTAATGCCGCCCTGGTATTCATTCTCGGCACCGGATTGTTTGTCCTGGTCAGCGCCGTGGGGGGATACGAAGCCTATCATTATTCCGAATCGGTCGCTTTTTGCGGTAAGACTTGCCATACGGTCATGAAACCGGAGTTCACAGCATACCAGAATTCACCTCATGCCCGGGTGGCCTGCGTGGCCTGTCATGTCGGTCCGGGGGCGGACTGGTTCGCAAAATCGAAAATATCGGGGCTTTATCAGGTTTATGCCGTCATAGCGAATGTTTACCCGAGGCCGATTGAAACCCCGATTAGAAATCTTCGTCCGGCCCGGGAAACCTGCGAGCAGTGTCATTGGCCGGCCAAGTTTTTCGGAGGCCAGCAACGCGTTTTCAACCATTACATGTATGATCATGATAATACCCGCTGGTCGATCAATCTGCTGGTTAAAACCGGCGGTGGTAACCCCGAAGTCGGTCGTCCCTCCGGTATCCACTGGCATACCTTCCTGACCAATAATATCGAGTACATCGCCCGTGACCGGCAATTGCAGAATATCCCCTGGGTCAGGGCCACCAATATCGAAACCGGGAAAGCAACGGTTTACCGGGACAAGGAGAATCCGTTGAGTGATGAGGAAATCGCGGCCGCAACTCCGCGCCGGTTCGACTGCATGGATTGCCACAATCGCCCCAGTCATATATATCATTCTCCGGATTATGACGCCGATATAGCCATGGAGGCCGGACGGATCAATACGACTCTACCGGATATCAAGCAAGTTGCGGTCAAAGCGATGGCGGCCAAATATGAGAATGATACGGCCGCTACCAACGGTATCGCGGGAGCCATTACCGAATATTACCGCGATCATTATCCGGAAATAATTAAAACCCGTCCGGATGATATCAACGATGCTATCGCCGCGGTGCAGGATAAGTATGCACAGAGTATTTTCCCGGAGATGAAAGTCCGCTGGGAGGTTTATCCCGATAATATCGGCCATTTTATCAGTCCCGGATGTATGCGCTGTCACACCGGTAGCCTGACCACCGAGGACGGCCATATCCTTTCCCGTGACTGTACTATCTGTCATACGATTATTTCGCAGGGAAAAGACGGTGCAACCGTTATGGCGACTTCGCCCGATGGTCTTGAGTTTGTTCACCCGGAAGATATTGACGAAGCCTGGAAAGAAATGAATTGCAACGAGTGCCACAGCGGCACTCAACCATAGTGATTATTGGTCTTGAGGTGGTTTGATTTCGCGGTCGGATTTTATTTCTTCAAACGATTGTGAAGCTCCAGCCAGTCGCGCATCTCCCGGACATTTTTAGCCATGTACCAGCGGCCGTTGGCAAAAACGCCATAATCGGCTCCCATCATGGCCGCCGCGAACCGGGTGGAATTGACATAGAACAACCACTGCTCGGTCCATTGTTTCTCGATAGCCTCATCGAAAATAATCGATCCCTGGGGTAAACCCAGGGCTAATCCCTCGGTCCAGATGGTGGTCATCAGATCGGTGGCCTGCCAGGTCATTTCATTGGTCGTCTCCACCGCCCGATCCAGGGCGGCGAAATGCCCCTCGGTCCAGGTTGTTGAATGACACGCCCGACAAACCTTCTGCATATTATGCAATCTTTTTTCCTGTTCCTTCCGGTCAATCAAAAATTCCTCGACCGGTTCACCGGTTAATTCCGTCGGTAGCGGAAAACCGGCCTTATTGGTGATAATGGAGGTATTGGGTGTGGCCGGGTGAGGATGAGAATAAATCAACCCGAACAACCGCTGTGGCAGGCGATCGTTCATGCGGTGGGTCCGTTCGGATATGATTGTTCCATCCTTATCGGTAACCAGGCTGATATGACAGACGGCGCAGGTGGGGGCGGCGAAATCACGGCCGGCGGTCCAGGGAACCGGTTCAAAATCCCAGTGGCTGTTTTGAGAAAAGAATACATTTCCATGTTTGCTGACCTGGTAAACCGGGTAGGCCGGGACATCGGGTCCCTTATGGCACTGGGCGCAAGTGTACGGCTTGCGGGCGGTTTCAATGGAAAAAACATGGCGCGTGTGACAGGCGGTACAAGCCCCGAAAGAACCATCGGGATTGATCCGTCCCACCCCCTGATTGGGCCAACCCTCCAGCACCGGGAATTCCAGGGTCCCCAAATCGGTTTCACGTTTGGCCGTTCCGGTTACCCGGATTTCGGTGCCATGGCAGGACAGGCACGACGACATATCGGTGAGCGGATCTGATTCACCGGTGGTCAGTTGATTGTCGATCAGTTCCGGAAGACCATTGATTTCATTGACCATGGTTTGATAAAGGTCATTCTGCGTCAGATTGATATTAGCGAAGGACATGATGTTTTTCGAATACTGTTCCCACTCGGCGGGATGGCAGACGGCGCAATCATTGGGCGATACCACCGCATGGACCGGGTAATCGAAATGCTCGAAGGTATCCTCATGTTCGCCGGGCAGAAGAGTATGGCATTCGGCACACCCGACCACCGTCCCGGTCAGGTACCCGGGCGAATCACTGATCGAAACCCGGCGCTCAATCTCGGGCAACAGGAGCGCTTCGGCCGGAGTCATCCGGGCATGACGACTGTGGTACCAATCCTCCACCAGTCCCGGCATCAGGTCGGCGTGACAGTCGAGGCAGGCCTGAGTGGCCGGACTGATATCGCCCGCTCTGACGCCCGCCAGAAGCAAAAATCCGATAACAGCTGTACCGATGGTTATGTGAAATTTTTTCATGATGCCATAAAATAAGAAAAACATTTATTCACTTTCCGTCAAAAATTATGAGGGAAAGCTAAAAAATCACACGCTTTTAGTCAAGTTGTTCCAATAAAAAAGCACCCCGTCGCGGAGCGCTTAAAATTCTGTCGAAAAAGAATTATTTGCCTTCCGTGGCCTCTTTCTTTTCCTCTTTGACCGGTTTAGCGTGAATGCCGGTTTTCATCATCTCGGCGAAATTATAAGCCTCTTTGGGTCGGAATTCCTCCGGGACATTTTCATTATGGCATTTCTTGCAGGTGTTTTCATCGGGAATCAACAGCCCATTGGCAATGGCCTGCTCACGATCCTTCATAATGCTCATTTTCTTGTAATCATTTCCCGCACCATGACAGGCTTCACACTGCACCCCGGTCAGCAGTTCACCCTCGGTGGTGGTACCGGTGGAATGACAGCCGATGCACTTCTCATTCTTCTGCGCCTTCTCGTCGAGACTTTCCCAGGCCTTGGCATGTTTGGTCTCCAGCCATGAGGGATAAACGCCGTCTTTCTTGTGGCATATTTTGCACTTGTCCACCCCGGCAAAATCGTGTTTCGGTTTTTCCTCGGATGCCCAGACCATGGTGAAAACGAACAACAGGCTTACCGCCATCATTAAAATTGCCAGATTTTTCACTGTTCAGCCTCCTGGATTGTATTATGCGGTTTTAATATTTCCCTGTAATTTCCTCATGATCATTATACAAAACGGATCCGACCGGAGCAACATTTTTTTAGATATTTATTATTCAGGTCAAGTTTAACCTTGACTGGATGACTCCTATTTATTAGACTCCTTACAAGTTAGTTAATTACAACTACTCCAGGGACAAATGGGCTGTAGAGAGAGACTTACCGCCGCCGATCGGCGGCGGCAAATGGTGTTCGGGGCAAGGTTGCTTTTATCCAAATATGAATTCAATCCTGTATCTGTGTATCGAACGGCGATTGCCCATCGTTTTAACCCGCCCGCTTTGAATTGTAACTCGCCCTTCAAAGGAAATCTGTACCTTCAGGTAATGGAATCTGCCGGAGATAATGGAAATAATATAGCCTTTATCACTCGGGCCGAAAGAATTTCCCGGTCGGAAATGGTGAAAGAATTCATATTGGAACCGATCAAATTTGGTTTTCTTTTTCAGATATTGTGAATAAAGGGATTTAAATAAACTGCTCGGCTAAGTCAACTGATTTGAGAGGAATGCCTATGAAAAAAAAGATAGGACTCGCGGCTTTGCCGGTAAGGGTCTTTAGGGTTATGCTGACGCTTGGCATAATCTGGATGTTTTCGGCATCGGCATTAGCCATGTCCACGCCTCCCGGAGCCCTTCTGGTCGGAGATGAAACCTGCCTGAGTTGCCATGATCAAATCGGCGAGGAATTCGCCAAAACGCTTCATGGTACGATTGCGGAATTGCAATCATCGAATCGGGCGATCACCTGCGAATCATGTCACGGTCCGGGATCGGTTCATGCCGATGAATCCGATCCGGAGAAAATTATTAATCCCGCCAAAGGCGATCAGTTCGGTTCAGTGACCTGTCTCGGTTGCCACAGCGGCGAAAAGTTTGATGACTGGACGTTTGCTCAGCATAATACGGCTGATGTCAACTGCTCCAGTTGTCATACCATTCATGCCGAACACCGGCCCCGATCGGCTGACAACATCCAGGAAAAGTGCTACGGCTGTCACAGTGATGTCAGAGCGGCGTCGTTCATGCCGTCGCACC includes these proteins:
- a CDS encoding hydroxylamine oxidase — encoded protein: MKKFHITIGTAVIGFLLLAGVRAGDISPATQACLDCHADLMPGLVEDWYHSRHARMTPAEALLLPEIERRVSISDSPGYLTGTVVGCAECHTLLPGEHEDTFEHFDYPVHAVVSPNDCAVCHPAEWEQYSKNIMSFANINLTQNDLYQTMVNEINGLPELIDNQLTTGESDPLTDMSSCLSCHGTEIRVTGTAKRETDLGTLEFPVLEGWPNQGVGRINPDGSFGACTACHTRHVFSIETARKPYTCAQCHKGPDVPAYPVYQVSKHGNVFFSQNSHWDFEPVPWTAGRDFAAPTCAVCHISLVTDKDGTIISERTHRMNDRLPQRLFGLIYSHPHPATPNTSIITNKAGFPLPTELTGEPVEEFLIDRKEQEKRLHNMQKVCRACHSTTWTEGHFAALDRAVETTNEMTWQATDLMTTIWTEGLALGLPQGSIIFDEAIEKQWTEQWLFYVNSTRFAAAMMGADYGVFANGRWYMAKNVREMRDWLELHNRLKK
- a CDS encoding cytochrome c3 family protein, with protein sequence MKNLAILMMAVSLLFVFTMVWASEEKPKHDFAGVDKCKICHKKDGVYPSWLETKHAKAWESLDEKAQKNEKCIGCHSTGTTTEGELLTGVQCEACHGAGNDYKKMSIMKDREQAIANGLLIPDENTCKKCHNENVPEEFRPKEAYNFAEMMKTGIHAKPVKEEKKEATEGK
- a CDS encoding DmsE family decaheme c-type cytochrome produces the protein MKKKIGLAALPVRVFRVMLTLGIIWMFSASALAMSTPPGALLVGDETCLSCHDQIGEEFAKTLHGTIAELQSSNRAITCESCHGPGSVHADESDPEKIINPAKGDQFGSVTCLGCHSGEKFDDWTFAQHNTADVNCSSCHTIHAEHRPRSADNIQEKCYGCHSDVRAASFMPSHHPVREGKMTCLDCHNPHGGQATLTMENTGRELCFSCHPEKEGPFVYEHAPVNEDCMVCHTPHGSVADNLLIQTEPALCLNCHAMHFHATIEGWDGNFTVPLAPERAGYSTPDGWKKGMLTKCTQCHTEIHGSDLPSQAISTSGNALTR